In one window of Gudongella oleilytica DNA:
- a CDS encoding NYN domain-containing protein, giving the protein MDIGYQESNYYPKDSNSLVVLRMFFEKGYEPSTSIRNLKLQLSKSLENISNCEKEYEIKKAQLGLQKKVNPFWRFEKNTIKDIQRVFLNHSNDIREIDEDEPKNKIALLPILESEEELFDFESVKDQFESNLSWFEQIVDFFDFLSRSNYTFSQDILPSDFLMNDRGVIVAFIGYGKLLENVGNQNKIKNSNFNQLRVLVNAIVQQNINIYSKNNPFIKIYNRLNYGGEYENSAIPYTTFEELLEDLGDENKLPRREKNIAVFIDYANIFTGLGKLNLDLRQLLCKVYDEHEYYKIKSKTAVIFEPTYNDEYRNLRSELRTEFVHEYLKKYGFNIITTRNELSHAKEIRGDEEYDVDDTTLIELIKKTYQEFDSICIMSGDKHFTEIAKEIKLSGREVIFISSNKESTSKYISDNYKLYTVDDYIDCFLID; this is encoded by the coding sequence ATGGATATTGGCTATCAAGAATCTAATTATTATCCTAAAGATTCAAACTCACTAGTAGTTCTAAGGATGTTTTTTGAAAAGGGTTATGAACCATCAACAAGCATTAGAAATCTTAAACTCCAGCTAAGTAAGTCATTAGAAAATATCTCTAATTGCGAGAAAGAATATGAGATTAAAAAAGCTCAATTAGGATTACAGAAAAAAGTCAATCCATTCTGGCGTTTCGAGAAAAACACAATCAAGGATATACAAAGAGTATTTTTAAACCATTCAAATGACATAAGAGAAATCGATGAGGATGAGCCAAAAAATAAAATCGCACTGCTGCCAATATTAGAATCAGAAGAAGAGTTATTTGATTTTGAATCTGTTAAAGATCAATTTGAAAGTAATCTATCTTGGTTTGAACAAATTGTTGATTTTTTTGATTTTTTATCTAGAAGCAACTATACTTTTTCCCAAGACATTTTACCTTCAGACTTTTTGATGAATGACAGAGGAGTAATAGTGGCATTCATAGGATATGGGAAGTTATTAGAGAATGTTGGGAATCAGAATAAAATTAAAAATAGTAATTTCAACCAACTGAGAGTTCTGGTTAATGCTATAGTACAGCAAAATATAAACATCTATTCAAAAAACAATCCGTTTATTAAAATTTATAACAGGCTAAATTATGGTGGGGAGTACGAAAATTCAGCGATACCATATACGACATTTGAAGAGCTATTAGAAGATTTGGGGGATGAGAATAAACTACCCAGAAGAGAAAAAAATATTGCTGTGTTTATCGATTACGCTAATATATTCACCGGGCTAGGAAAGCTCAATTTAGATTTAAGACAATTGCTATGTAAAGTATATGATGAACATGAATATTATAAAATTAAAAGTAAAACTGCAGTAATATTTGAGCCTACGTATAACGATGAATATAGAAACCTAAGGTCAGAATTGAGAACTGAATTCGTCCATGAGTATCTTAAAAAATATGGATTCAATATAATAACCACTCGAAATGAATTATCACATGCTAAAGAAATACGAGGGGATGAAGAATATGATGTCGATGACACCACGTTAATTGAACTAATAAAGAAAACTTACCAAGAGTTTGATAGCATTTGCATCATGAGTGGGGATAAACATTTCACTGAAATAGCCAAGGAAATAAAATTATCAGGAAGAGAAGTGATTTTTATTTCCTCAAACAAAGAATCAACAAGCAAGTATATAAGCGATAATTATAAGTTATATACCGTTGATGATTACATTGACTGTTTTTTAATTGACTAA
- a CDS encoding helicase-related protein translates to MTKSYNNRKIFAEKICEDFIDSITGRNVEQLKGINPDKAYYVGKLFPVIETLNGNEMTSNVIVSQMSIDFFLKEEHIHKARVAIKIKGDFYYRVLPTYEEQLNYYIDTVSDKISDMDLNTITEINDFFRMNSKNLQITNLNKCDIYKVYNKISFDDTYFEIELDEVVAGKAESRFSFNNKIIEYLDVKIDEIMANPKVYRPINDNISSHNLISEIEYEEFLDMFRNKDIPRPNFNIDLLINTKLVGEGKYRISASLINKTESNIVSRNLDKAPYLPILFNSGVEICLQNAEYRDIELDYFLDDYKYNKTTKGIGTNCSIEFDAESNKLVSTNIPMFIQKRLKTREDLSVKFMELIEDPVTVLNKVAKRMEKELDQWVIDYETKKDHLVSDREHLESAQRTYTEEIKSFEFEIKRFKYGIEQIKNREMVRKSFINMNKAFKNTSDKYDSWRLFQLVFIVSVIPDIISTHYGEDDIDKSFIDMVDLLYFPTGGGKTEAFIGCIIFTLFFDRIRGKKSGVSGLIKYPLRLLSVQQIDRLANVLASAEIIREQEAKIFDGDRFSLGYFVGDSNTPNKLTETSLQNYLSKSQEQLNDELRIIDYCPFCKQKSINIAVNEESLRIIHTCNTEGCPSKGEVPLIIVDNEIYRYLPSVIISTIDKIASIGFQSNFRNILGDVFHKCPKHGYTSKKTCTEKDLCKVDVTEFIDVELFDPSPSLIIQDEVHLIRESLGTFNSHYETLIQYMLENLCRSNKKVKVIGATATISNYEKQILDLYNKRPVRFPSKSPFIGKDFYSYTDDNDINRIILSYAPFGRSIMDSVVYSLKYLRKIVQKYYSDIDLVKKISGIYVDSDEEAFEIVKDYWIFLEYNNVRIDGNRVINAIENIINPQLSDENFKEFDIRKMTGDENFQDVRKILSEIENNDEVFDGVNLIAATSMISHGVDAERFNMMMFFGMPNNTAEYIQAYSRVGRKYPGIVIDIIRPTRAKDMSYLKFFVKFHEFKDILIEPVPINRWASKAIESTLTGIVSAILINNYDLKYQYEYGNIYDMKVFKKLVEAELINIEELTNHVLKAYACELEDGGNSNPSYYYKEFIISSINRIYESVRDKTFSDEYYYLPSKGISLLDNRLSPAMTSLRYTENSVNIELR, encoded by the coding sequence ATGACTAAGTCTTATAATAATAGAAAAATTTTCGCTGAGAAGATCTGTGAAGATTTCATTGATAGCATAACTGGGAGAAATGTAGAGCAGTTAAAAGGAATAAATCCTGATAAAGCCTACTATGTAGGGAAACTATTCCCAGTAATAGAAACACTAAATGGAAATGAAATGACCTCAAATGTTATCGTAAGTCAAATGTCTATAGATTTCTTTCTGAAGGAGGAACATATTCACAAGGCTAGAGTCGCAATCAAAATTAAGGGTGATTTCTATTATAGGGTTCTACCTACATATGAAGAGCAGCTTAATTACTATATAGATACAGTCAGCGACAAGATATCCGATATGGATTTAAATACAATTACTGAAATCAACGATTTTTTTAGGATGAACAGTAAGAATCTACAGATAACAAATCTTAATAAATGTGATATCTATAAAGTTTACAATAAAATCTCATTTGATGATACATATTTTGAAATTGAACTGGATGAAGTTGTAGCAGGGAAAGCTGAATCGAGATTTTCATTTAATAATAAAATAATTGAATACCTTGATGTAAAAATTGATGAAATTATGGCAAATCCAAAAGTATATAGACCTATAAATGATAACATTTCATCTCATAACTTGATTTCAGAAATTGAGTATGAAGAATTTTTGGATATGTTTAGGAATAAAGATATCCCAAGGCCGAATTTTAATATAGATCTATTAATCAATACCAAACTAGTGGGTGAAGGGAAATATAGGATTAGTGCCAGTCTAATAAACAAGACCGAGTCCAACATTGTGAGCAGGAACCTGGATAAAGCACCATATCTACCAATACTATTCAACTCTGGGGTGGAAATTTGCTTACAAAATGCTGAATATAGGGACATCGAGTTAGATTATTTCTTGGATGATTATAAGTATAATAAAACTACAAAGGGTATTGGGACCAACTGTAGCATAGAATTCGATGCAGAATCGAATAAACTTGTTAGTACCAACATTCCTATGTTCATTCAAAAAAGACTCAAAACTAGAGAAGATCTATCAGTTAAATTTATGGAGCTAATTGAAGATCCTGTAACTGTTTTGAATAAAGTTGCTAAGAGGATGGAAAAAGAATTAGATCAATGGGTTATCGATTATGAGACGAAGAAAGATCATCTGGTTTCAGACCGTGAACATCTAGAATCAGCACAAAGAACTTATACTGAGGAAATAAAGAGTTTTGAATTCGAAATAAAGAGATTTAAGTATGGTATTGAACAAATTAAGAATAGAGAAATGGTAAGAAAATCATTCATTAATATGAACAAAGCCTTTAAGAATACCTCTGATAAGTATGATAGTTGGAGACTTTTCCAGTTAGTATTCATCGTTTCAGTGATCCCAGATATAATTTCTACGCATTATGGAGAAGACGACATAGATAAATCATTCATAGATATGGTTGATTTGTTGTACTTCCCAACAGGTGGAGGAAAAACAGAAGCTTTCATAGGCTGCATAATTTTCACTTTATTCTTTGATAGAATAAGAGGAAAAAAGTCAGGCGTCTCTGGCCTTATTAAATATCCACTTAGGTTATTGTCTGTGCAACAAATAGATAGGTTGGCCAATGTCTTGGCAAGTGCTGAGATAATAAGAGAGCAGGAAGCAAAAATATTCGATGGGGATAGATTTTCCCTTGGATATTTTGTTGGAGATTCTAATACTCCAAATAAACTTACGGAGACATCTCTTCAAAATTATCTTTCCAAATCACAAGAACAACTTAATGATGAGCTAAGGATCATAGACTACTGCCCATTTTGCAAGCAGAAGTCTATTAATATTGCAGTTAATGAAGAGTCTCTAAGAATCATTCACACTTGTAACACTGAGGGGTGTCCCTCAAAAGGGGAGGTTCCGTTGATAATTGTAGACAACGAAATTTATAGATACCTCCCTTCAGTAATCATAAGCACAATAGATAAGATAGCATCAATAGGATTTCAATCAAACTTTAGAAACATTTTGGGGGATGTTTTTCATAAATGTCCTAAGCATGGATATACAAGTAAGAAGACTTGTACTGAAAAGGACTTGTGCAAAGTTGATGTGACAGAATTCATAGATGTTGAACTCTTTGACCCTTCACCTTCGCTAATTATTCAAGATGAGGTTCACTTAATTAGAGAGTCATTAGGAACTTTTAATTCTCACTACGAAACTTTAATACAGTATATGCTTGAAAATCTATGTCGTAGTAATAAAAAAGTCAAAGTAATTGGAGCTACTGCAACAATATCTAACTATGAAAAACAAATTTTAGACCTTTACAATAAACGACCAGTTAGGTTCCCAAGTAAATCACCTTTCATTGGTAAGGATTTTTACTCATATACTGATGACAATGATATTAATAGGATCATATTATCATATGCACCGTTTGGTAGATCAATTATGGACTCTGTTGTATATTCTTTGAAATATTTACGGAAAATAGTTCAAAAATACTATAGCGATATTGATTTAGTAAAAAAAATTAGTGGAATATACGTTGATTCTGATGAAGAAGCATTTGAGATTGTGAAAGATTATTGGATTTTTTTAGAGTACAACAATGTCAGAATAGATGGAAATAGAGTTATAAATGCAATTGAAAATATAATCAATCCTCAGTTAAGTGATGAGAATTTCAAGGAATTTGACATTAGAAAAATGACAGGAGATGAAAATTTCCAGGATGTAAGGAAAATATTGTCAGAAATTGAAAATAATGATGAAGTATTTGATGGGGTCAACCTTATTGCTGCAACTAGTATGATTTCACACGGAGTAGACGCTGAAAGATTTAATATGATGATGTTTTTCGGTATGCCAAACAATACTGCAGAATATATACAAGCATATTCGAGGGTAGGTAGAAAATATCCAGGTATTGTAATAGATATTATTAGACCAACTAGAGCTAAGGATATGTCTTATCTTAAATTCTTCGTAAAATTCCATGAGTTTAAAGACATCTTAATAGAACCTGTTCCGATCAACAGGTGGGCATCCAAAGCTATAGAGAGCACTTTAACAGGAATAGTATCAGCCATTCTTATTAACAATTATGATCTTAAGTACCAATATGAATATGGTAATATTTATGATATGAAGGTCTTCAAAAAACTGGTAGAGGCTGAACTTATTAATATAGAAGAGCTTACAAATCACGTTTTAAAAGCATATGCTTGTGAGCTTGAAGACGGTGGGAATAGCAACCCAAGCTACTACTATAAAGAATTCATTATAAGTAGCATTAATAGGATATATGAGTCAGTTAGAGATAAGACATTTAGCGATGAGTACTATTATCTGCCTAGCAAGGGGATTAGTCTTCTTGACAACAGGCTAAGTCCAGCTATGACCAGCTTAAGGTATACCGAGAATAGTGTAAATATCGAATTGAGGTGA
- a CDS encoding OmpA family protein — MLNRYSNVLRKQSEESNFWPTFTDLLSSILLFIVVFMLIINAIKTIELERKTEEVNSQAAKIEEIEQQLEYVRGIGESIGNKLVAEFENSGLSLVVDAETGSIKFSGDIFFDTDRTDLKPEFKRQLNEFVPQYLGILLSEEYKNYIAEIIVEGHTDNIDSYMYNLNLSQGRAYSVVRYILSDEFTGFDNKDELLPIITANGRSWSELIYNNDGSVNQVASRRVEFKFRLKDYEKLSEILKENNLNLN; from the coding sequence ATGCTGAATAGATATAGCAACGTTCTTAGGAAACAATCTGAAGAAAGTAATTTTTGGCCAACTTTTACGGATCTACTTAGTAGTATTTTATTATTCATTGTAGTATTCATGCTAATCATTAATGCCATTAAAACAATAGAACTTGAGAGAAAAACAGAGGAAGTAAATAGTCAGGCTGCAAAAATTGAAGAGATTGAACAGCAATTGGAATATGTCAGAGGTATCGGAGAATCTATTGGGAACAAGTTGGTTGCTGAATTCGAGAATAGTGGATTAAGCCTTGTTGTTGATGCTGAGACGGGGAGCATTAAATTTAGTGGAGACATATTTTTTGATACTGACAGAACTGATCTTAAACCAGAGTTTAAAAGACAATTAAATGAATTCGTTCCTCAGTATCTTGGAATATTGCTCAGTGAAGAGTACAAAAACTATATTGCAGAGATTATTGTGGAAGGTCATACTGACAATATTGATTCATATATGTACAATTTAAATTTGTCACAAGGAAGAGCGTATAGTGTAGTTAGATATATTTTAAGTGATGAGTTTACTGGGTTTGACAATAAAGATGAACTATTACCGATAATAACTGCGAATGGAAGGTCATGGAGTGAGTTGATTTATAATAATGATGGCTCTGTAAATCAAGTTGCATCAAGAAGGGTTGAGTTCAAGTTTAGACTAAAGGACTACGAGAAGCTTTCAGAAATCCTAAAAGAAAATAATCTTAACCTTAATTAG
- a CDS encoding DUF4230 domain-containing protein, which translates to MKKLVGKMILLLLILIAVVVGTLIISNNTLFQNKTSITSETALIQDKLVELSEWTTLKYEYSNVIVSRTEKSLSLLGITDINYAEAIKLIQYSGYLKAGTDLSKIQMSYDEDSEELSVKIPKSKILDNVVDTNTTKVEDIKGNIFSDYPSQIIFDEINAEKEKLEKEKISQGFLEEADNRVKQLLTSFFVANGYENVVIEFY; encoded by the coding sequence ATGAAAAAACTAGTAGGGAAAATGATTTTGCTTTTATTAATACTTATCGCTGTAGTTGTTGGAACTCTGATTATAAGTAATAATACTCTGTTTCAGAACAAAACTAGCATTACCTCAGAAACAGCATTAATACAGGATAAATTAGTAGAATTGTCTGAATGGACAACACTTAAATATGAGTATAGTAACGTTATTGTCAGTCGCACAGAAAAGAGTCTATCTTTATTAGGTATTACTGACATTAACTATGCAGAAGCAATAAAACTAATCCAGTATTCCGGATACCTAAAAGCAGGAACCGATCTATCTAAAATTCAAATGTCATATGATGAAGATTCTGAGGAATTGTCAGTTAAAATTCCAAAGTCTAAAATCCTGGATAATGTTGTAGATACCAACACTACGAAGGTTGAAGATATTAAGGGGAATATATTCTCTGACTATCCTAGTCAAATAATTTTTGATGAAATCAATGCTGAGAAAGAAAAACTAGAAAAAGAAAAAATCAGTCAAGGTTTTTTGGAAGAAGCTGATAATAGAGTGAAGCAGTTGTTAACTTCTTTCTTTGTAGCCAATGGTTATGAAAATGTTGTTATTGAATTCTATTAA
- a CDS encoding PASTA domain-containing protein, which translates to MVKLPLEIVKKGLTKAGKISKVNVDKEVLDFGVEVGRFVLEKQKSLIKVPDLKDVYLDEAIHVLKDELGLIPMPIESKPNLAYVESTQNAVVYSVPRFGSKVSPGEAIKIYYLTQEIINDSKKLLDKEVKQSRLPRVIGLNVYEAREDLENLGLRVTVKLEHPNSKFVDLEDDQVTRVTYPNQKRIGSKVKTGERIWVYYVNEQVITESRAIKGNKGRVKHKKTDPELAAPEDIPSRVPTEDNKEPKKIITKFRKQFSIKKARGKKNI; encoded by the coding sequence ATGGTTAAACTACCGTTAGAAATCGTAAAGAAGGGATTAACTAAAGCTGGGAAAATATCAAAAGTAAATGTTGACAAAGAAGTGTTGGATTTTGGAGTTGAAGTTGGGAGATTTGTTCTAGAAAAACAGAAAAGTTTAATTAAGGTTCCAGACTTGAAAGATGTGTATCTTGATGAAGCGATACATGTATTGAAAGACGAGTTAGGGTTAATTCCAATGCCAATTGAATCTAAACCAAACCTGGCGTATGTTGAGAGTACTCAAAACGCGGTTGTATATTCTGTACCCAGGTTTGGGTCAAAGGTTAGTCCTGGTGAAGCCATTAAGATCTACTACTTGACTCAAGAGATAATTAATGACAGTAAGAAGTTGCTTGACAAAGAGGTAAAGCAAAGCAGGTTACCTAGGGTTATTGGTTTAAATGTTTATGAAGCGCGAGAAGATTTGGAGAATCTTGGTTTAAGAGTTACTGTTAAACTAGAACATCCAAATTCTAAATTTGTGGATTTAGAAGACGATCAAGTTACCAGAGTAACATATCCTAATCAAAAGAGAATCGGTTCCAAAGTTAAAACAGGAGAACGAATCTGGGTTTATTATGTTAATGAACAAGTAATTACTGAAAGTAGAGCTATTAAAGGTAACAAAGGAAGAGTTAAGCATAAAAAGACAGATCCTGAATTAGCTGCTCCTGAAGACATACCGAGCAGAGTCCCTACTGAAGATAATAAGGAACCGAAAAAGATAATAACAAAATTTCGCAAGCAATTTTCGATCAAAAAGGCTAGAGGTAAGAAGAATATATGA
- a CDS encoding DEAD/DEAH box helicase, whose translation MEIIPKRLDNLDLSQGEKLLIKKLEQLHAEDGSILLAKANPVGSANIHALISSKGVVFIEHNSINNTSVLPHVVKGIESNSTDQARKIHSRLSQHKMLKVKNGDKEFLKFPFTYKVYFSELKEKEVTKLDVAGDDKEFLRDHCIYQDTQISEEKPLFKIFKDTSTRRDLQYALHSNVKNSYWGDWDGFSKEEINYVIQMICPEYTIPIPNSHEAETPQVENIAVNESEEVYDISKDDFNVKVHRLDEEQIQIINNLRKGNQLILACAGSGKSVILISKAFRAASIHTDQNFLITCFNRNLASFYQWKMGYSGYRERNVKAVTFHKLIQELLHEAGIQYSRIDHEENFEKANKALHEGKIKRRYYGIFLDEIQVFKPEWYEFCYYLLANHDRDNYFFTICGDISQNVNRNIKKGGAPWQSTGNLELPKYTGRSLRIDKNYRNSIEINDFVTEITRVSKQYLQEFNINVENEEETFLMGKAFRTSTKPRVIKSDRMKVVDKVVEEIIYLRDKNKVPLERIAIIFPFRQYQPNRYYFYNWLVDKLREKYIESYSLIVGQDGTLPAIYGMNSGVALTTIESSLGLDFDAVILSGLFPMGSYYNSKNKTRMTNSGGTNDELNQEFIDCINKIYTACTRARDHLTIVLEEDENISLYSKIILESYERVMNND comes from the coding sequence ATGGAGATTATACCAAAAAGATTAGATAATCTGGATCTTTCCCAAGGAGAAAAATTATTGATCAAAAAGTTAGAACAATTGCACGCTGAGGATGGTTCAATTCTTTTAGCTAAAGCAAATCCTGTTGGTAGTGCAAACATACATGCTCTCATATCTAGCAAAGGAGTAGTATTTATTGAGCATAATAGTATTAATAACACTAGTGTATTACCTCATGTAGTTAAAGGTATTGAGAGTAATAGTACTGATCAAGCAAGAAAGATTCACTCTAGATTGAGTCAGCATAAAATGCTTAAAGTTAAAAACGGTGATAAAGAATTCCTAAAATTTCCGTTTACATATAAGGTTTATTTTAGTGAGCTGAAGGAAAAGGAGGTAACTAAATTAGATGTCGCAGGAGATGATAAAGAATTTCTAAGAGATCACTGCATATATCAAGACACTCAGATCTCTGAAGAAAAACCACTTTTCAAAATTTTCAAAGATACTTCGACAAGAAGAGATCTTCAATATGCTCTACACTCTAATGTTAAGAATTCTTATTGGGGAGATTGGGATGGATTTAGCAAAGAAGAGATTAATTATGTGATCCAGATGATTTGCCCCGAGTATACTATACCTATTCCTAATTCCCACGAGGCCGAAACACCTCAAGTGGAAAATATTGCTGTCAACGAATCTGAAGAAGTGTATGACATTAGCAAAGATGATTTTAATGTAAAAGTACATCGTTTGGATGAAGAGCAGATTCAAATTATAAATAATCTTAGAAAAGGGAATCAGCTTATTCTTGCATGTGCTGGGAGTGGTAAGAGCGTTATTCTAATTTCTAAGGCTTTTAGAGCTGCCAGCATACATACAGATCAAAATTTCTTAATAACGTGTTTTAACAGAAACCTTGCAAGCTTTTACCAATGGAAGATGGGTTACTCAGGGTATAGAGAGCGAAATGTAAAAGCGGTGACTTTTCACAAGCTAATACAAGAATTGTTACACGAAGCAGGAATTCAATATTCAAGAATTGATCATGAAGAAAATTTTGAAAAAGCAAATAAAGCTCTACATGAAGGCAAAATTAAGAGAAGATATTATGGTATCTTTTTAGACGAGATTCAAGTATTTAAGCCTGAATGGTATGAGTTTTGCTATTATTTATTAGCGAATCACGATAGGGATAATTACTTCTTTACTATTTGTGGAGATATATCCCAAAACGTAAATAGAAACATTAAAAAAGGCGGCGCACCATGGCAGTCTACAGGTAATCTAGAGTTACCAAAATATACGGGTCGAAGCTTGAGAATTGACAAGAATTATAGAAATTCAATTGAAATTAATGATTTTGTTACTGAAATCACCAGGGTGTCAAAACAATATCTTCAAGAGTTCAACATTAATGTTGAAAATGAAGAAGAGACATTCTTAATGGGGAAAGCTTTTAGAACATCAACAAAGCCTCGTGTAATTAAATCAGATAGAATGAAAGTGGTAGATAAAGTAGTTGAAGAGATTATTTACTTGAGAGATAAAAACAAGGTACCATTGGAAAGAATCGCAATAATTTTCCCATTCAGACAATATCAGCCAAATAGGTATTACTTTTATAATTGGTTGGTTGATAAACTAAGAGAAAAATACATTGAGAGCTATTCATTAATAGTCGGACAAGATGGGACTTTGCCTGCTATATATGGCATGAATAGCGGAGTTGCGCTTACGACGATCGAATCATCACTTGGACTGGATTTTGACGCAGTAATTTTGAGCGGATTATTTCCGATGGGAAGTTACTATAATTCGAAAAATAAAACTAGGATGACTAATTCAGGAGGTACTAACGATGAGCTCAACCAGGAGTTCATTGATTGCATAAACAAAATCTATACTGCTTGTACTAGAGCAAGAGACCACTTAACTATAGTCCTTGAAGAAGATGAAAATATTTCTTTGTACTCAAAAATTATTTTAGAGTCTTATGAAAGGGTGATGAACAATGACTAA
- a CDS encoding NERD domain-containing protein, with protein MAIMYPESIETYNPTESERYIYNKLKSILPDSYRVFYSIKWYTLINNIRVDSESDFLVLDPTLGYICIEVKGGESILVEGDKWILKLNDNEERVLKRSPYKQAEESMRYFKNYYEEQFGHFYKGVFGYAVAFPYYNIDAELGPGCPKEITIQYSDMELLARRIKEIFNYWRGNNHNFIAFSSDQRKKLINAIHKRVSLSAAAGALMEYKRAQLELINRVQDNYLHFLMNHNQVYITGGAGTGKTWIGIKKAKNDAKLGKKVLFLCSSATLANSIRSEIIGFDSLKVYTIKDLVKETLSPEEYDQVIRFEDLRGVENFIESKQNIEKFDSIVIDEGQDFTAELAYMVRFFLKDQIASSLYVFYDSFQNIHKRDFANEFDIKTPPFQLIENLRNTSSIYKWAVNRTSLGDNVVPNTIEGADPESINLISIQSARNKLENILRTLIDKEGVNNKSITIISDCDYSLSILGASENLGKWEFVTTLEPTKDSDIRFRTIEQFKGLESDVIIFLNHNDISKELYYVAYTRARFYLYEIKIK; from the coding sequence ATGGCAATAATGTATCCAGAGTCAATTGAAACCTATAATCCAACAGAATCTGAACGATATATTTACAATAAACTTAAGAGTATACTACCAGACAGCTATCGCGTTTTCTATTCAATTAAATGGTATACCTTGATAAATAATATACGTGTTGATAGTGAAAGTGATTTTTTAGTTCTTGATCCAACGCTTGGATACATTTGTATTGAGGTCAAAGGTGGAGAATCCATATTAGTTGAGGGAGATAAATGGATTTTGAAACTCAATGACAATGAAGAGCGGGTATTGAAAAGAAGCCCTTATAAACAAGCTGAAGAAAGCATGAGATATTTTAAGAATTATTATGAAGAGCAGTTTGGTCATTTTTATAAGGGTGTATTTGGTTATGCAGTAGCTTTTCCCTATTATAATATTGACGCTGAGTTGGGTCCTGGGTGCCCAAAAGAAATCACAATTCAATATTCTGACATGGAACTGCTAGCGAGAAGGATTAAAGAGATATTTAACTATTGGAGAGGTAACAATCATAATTTCATTGCTTTTTCATCTGATCAGAGGAAGAAGTTAATAAATGCTATCCATAAAAGAGTATCACTATCAGCTGCTGCTGGAGCCTTAATGGAGTACAAGAGGGCTCAACTTGAGTTAATAAACCGTGTACAGGATAACTATCTTCATTTCCTAATGAATCACAACCAGGTTTATATAACTGGAGGAGCAGGTACTGGGAAAACATGGATTGGTATTAAGAAAGCAAAAAATGATGCAAAGCTTGGTAAGAAAGTATTGTTTCTTTGTTCAAGCGCTACATTAGCCAATAGCATAAGAAGTGAGATTATAGGATTTGATAGTCTGAAGGTTTACACTATTAAAGATCTGGTAAAAGAAACCTTATCACCTGAGGAATATGATCAAGTTATTCGGTTTGAGGACCTTAGGGGAGTTGAAAATTTCATTGAGTCGAAGCAAAATATTGAGAAGTTTGACAGTATTGTAATCGATGAGGGTCAAGATTTTACAGCAGAACTAGCTTATATGGTTCGATTTTTCCTTAAAGATCAAATCGCTTCATCTCTGTACGTATTTTATGATTCCTTCCAAAACATTCATAAAAGAGACTTTGCAAATGAATTTGACATTAAGACTCCGCCTTTTCAACTTATTGAAAATCTTAGGAATACATCAAGTATTTATAAGTGGGCAGTTAATAGAACATCTCTAGGAGATAATGTAGTGCCAAATACTATTGAGGGTGCAGATCCTGAAAGCATTAACTTGATATCTATCCAGTCCGCAAGAAACAAACTAGAGAATATCTTAAGGACTCTCATCGACAAAGAGGGAGTCAACAATAAAAGTATTACTATCATCTCTGACTGCGATTATTCTTTAAGTATTTTAGGAGCTAGTGAAAATCTTGGTAAATGGGAATTTGTTACTACTTTAGAGCCAACGAAAGATAGCGATATTAGGTTTAGGACAATAGAACAATTCAAAGGCCTGGAATCAGATGTAATAATATTTCTCAATCATAATGATATATCGAAGGAGCTATATTATGTAGCATATACTAGAGCAAGGTTCTACCTCTATGAAATTAAGATTAAATAG